In Leptospira stimsonii, a single window of DNA contains:
- the loa22 gene encoding OmpA family outer membrane lipoprotein Loa22 → MVKKILNLILLGAIAFSFTLCSSADKKEETGAPEPSQQEQGAAANRSVDANSPQAIADSLNDKLKDFRYPDGLTRPGFSYKKADVNAGDFSEWSKVNTPVIKEGLGKLPDSYALEITGHTDAIGPEQAEGDKKGNIFYSELRANAVKQALIKQGIPANRITTKGAGSSEPVSGLDAKDAKNRRVTFRFATSAPQQ, encoded by the coding sequence ATGGTCAAAAAGATTTTGAATCTGATTCTGCTCGGTGCAATTGCTTTTTCATTCACTCTTTGCTCCTCCGCTGACAAAAAAGAGGAAACCGGCGCTCCTGAGCCATCTCAACAAGAGCAGGGTGCTGCAGCAAACAGAAGCGTTGATGCAAACTCCCCACAAGCAATCGCAGATTCTTTGAACGACAAGTTGAAAGATTTCAGATACCCGGACGGTCTGACTCGCCCAGGATTTAGCTATAAGAAAGCTGACGTAAACGCTGGAGATTTCAGCGAGTGGTCAAAAGTAAACACTCCAGTAATCAAAGAAGGTCTCGGAAAACTTCCTGATAGCTACGCATTGGAAATTACAGGACATACAGACGCGATCGGTCCTGAACAAGCGGAAGGCGATAAAAAAGGAAATATTTTTTATTCTGAACTTCGCGCAAATGCCGTGAAACAAGCCCTGATCAAACAAGGAATTCCCGCGAATCGTATCACTACGAAAGGCGCCGGTTCTTCTGAGCCAGTTTCCGGTTTGGACGCAAAAGACGCTAAAAACAGAAGAGTAACTTTTCGTTTCGCAACTTCAGCTCCACAACAATAA
- a CDS encoding inositol monophosphatase family protein — MSLENEIKIRYEHFLNFVPKVMEFLSETQEENDLGIAYKGEIDLVTKADKGSEERIISEIERMFPADSILGEEGTDKKGTSIFKWIVDPLDGTVNYSHRLPLYCLCIGLENQETGEVVFGIVPFPGTGEVYHAKKGFGAFKNKKQIHVSKTKELKQSLLCTGFPYDREKKIDRLMFHYRNFLLKTRGVRRTGSAGVDLCWTAEGRFDAFWEEGLKPWDMAAPSVILNEAGGKLSTYDGNLFSPYIPNLVASNGILHEKMLAGMSEYLHDLT, encoded by the coding sequence ATGAGCTTAGAAAACGAAATCAAAATCAGATACGAGCACTTCCTGAACTTTGTTCCCAAGGTGATGGAATTCTTATCCGAAACTCAAGAGGAAAACGATCTTGGAATCGCTTACAAAGGTGAGATCGACTTGGTTACGAAGGCCGACAAAGGTTCCGAAGAAAGAATCATATCCGAAATTGAAAGAATGTTTCCTGCCGATTCGATCCTTGGCGAAGAAGGAACCGATAAAAAAGGGACCTCGATTTTCAAATGGATCGTGGATCCGTTAGACGGAACCGTAAATTACTCGCATCGACTTCCTTTGTACTGTCTTTGTATCGGTCTGGAGAACCAGGAAACGGGAGAGGTCGTCTTCGGTATCGTTCCCTTTCCCGGAACGGGGGAAGTCTATCACGCCAAGAAAGGATTCGGTGCCTTTAAGAATAAAAAACAAATCCACGTTTCGAAAACAAAGGAACTGAAACAATCTCTTCTTTGTACTGGTTTTCCTTACGATCGAGAAAAGAAGATCGATCGATTGATGTTTCATTATAGAAATTTTTTACTCAAGACGCGTGGAGTGAGAAGAACGGGATCCGCCGGTGTGGATCTTTGTTGGACTGCGGAAGGTAGATTCGATGCCTTTTGGGAAGAAGGTCTCAAACCTTGGGATATGGCGGCGCCATCGGTAATTTTGAACGAAGCCGGCGGAAAGTTATCCACATACGATGGAAATCTATTTTCACCCTATATCCCGAATCTGGTTGCGAGCAACGGAATCTTACACGAAAAGATGTTAGCCGGTATGAGTGAATATCTTCACGACTTAACATAA
- a CDS encoding carbon-nitrogen family hydrolase → MNPGELNVALAQCDLSWENQDANYEHVRRLIFSTLEKRKEETPDLILLPETFATGFTMRSERIAEPDEGPTEVFLKRIAEETGAYFCAGWIRKNPEGKPFNTVSVVKPDGNIVLRYSKIHPFTFGGEDRHYSSGSEILSYDLNGFRITPFICYDIRFPEIFRRVAGETDIFTIHANWPIPRIHHWQLILKTRAVENQAYVFGVNRIGIAGYNRSVHHDGHSLAVSPNGEFTDAGEEVETILFYKAEKKTILEYRESFPVLKDRKDPETIIVRSTVHSSQT, encoded by the coding sequence ATGAATCCAGGAGAATTGAACGTTGCGCTTGCTCAGTGCGATCTTTCTTGGGAAAATCAGGACGCGAATTACGAACACGTTCGACGTCTAATTTTTTCCACTCTTGAGAAACGAAAGGAAGAAACACCGGACTTGATTCTTCTTCCGGAAACCTTTGCAACCGGATTTACGATGCGGTCGGAAAGAATCGCCGAACCCGACGAAGGTCCGACGGAAGTCTTTTTGAAAAGGATCGCCGAAGAAACGGGAGCCTATTTCTGCGCGGGCTGGATTCGAAAGAATCCGGAAGGGAAACCTTTCAACACGGTTAGCGTCGTTAAACCCGACGGCAACATTGTATTAAGATATTCTAAAATACATCCGTTTACGTTCGGAGGAGAGGATAGACACTATTCTTCGGGTTCGGAGATATTGAGTTACGATTTAAACGGCTTTAGAATCACTCCGTTTATCTGTTATGACATTCGTTTTCCGGAGATTTTTCGAAGAGTCGCGGGAGAAACGGATATATTTACGATTCATGCAAACTGGCCGATCCCGAGAATTCATCACTGGCAATTGATTCTCAAGACGAGAGCCGTTGAAAATCAGGCTTACGTTTTTGGGGTCAATCGGATCGGAATCGCCGGTTATAACAGAAGTGTTCATCACGACGGACATTCACTCGCAGTATCGCCTAACGGAGAATTTACGGATGCCGGAGAGGAAGTGGAAACAATTCTCTTTTACAAAGCGGAAAAGAAAACAATTTTAGAATATCGTGAATCGTTTCCCGTATTGAAAGATCGAAAAGATCCGGAAACGATCATCGTCAGATCAACGGTGCATTCTTCTCAAACCTAA
- a CDS encoding phosphorylase has translation MIFISTALFPEAKPLIESLELKIRREKSPFPIYQNETFSLIVSGIGKISSAMATSFLLSRLEKEIQESSWIFNFGICGSPESFANIGESFLIHKVTDYGSGKNVYPDILFKSPLKESPLVTVDKPVFEKESSYHKNTLVDMEAFGFFQASRKFFTSDRIRIVKTVSDHFTKIESFSGSNLTNIVSGKIRSALPEIHSILKIPVVPEKRIDLEEEELDALRSFVESLRLSETETIQLKDWMLSYKMRTGKSSKHGLTILLQNFEAESGKVKTREEGKKGLYALRQFYQS, from the coding sequence ATGATTTTTATTTCCACAGCGCTTTTCCCGGAAGCAAAACCTTTGATCGAATCTTTAGAACTCAAAATTCGTAGAGAAAAATCACCTTTCCCTATCTATCAGAACGAAACTTTTTCTTTGATCGTTTCCGGTATCGGAAAAATTTCCTCGGCGATGGCGACATCATTTCTTTTAAGCCGGCTCGAAAAGGAAATTCAAGAATCGTCTTGGATCTTTAATTTCGGAATCTGCGGTTCTCCAGAAAGTTTCGCAAATATCGGAGAATCATTCTTAATCCATAAAGTCACTGATTATGGCTCAGGAAAAAACGTTTATCCCGATATTCTTTTTAAATCCCCTCTGAAAGAATCGCCGCTTGTAACGGTAGACAAACCGGTTTTCGAAAAAGAATCTTCCTATCACAAGAACACGTTAGTCGATATGGAAGCGTTTGGATTTTTTCAGGCCTCAAGGAAATTTTTCACCTCCGATAGAATTCGAATCGTAAAAACGGTTTCGGATCACTTTACAAAAATCGAATCCTTTTCGGGTTCTAATCTTACGAATATCGTTTCGGGAAAAATTCGTTCGGCTCTTCCTGAAATCCATAGCATTCTTAAAATTCCTGTTGTTCCCGAAAAAAGGATCGATCTTGAAGAGGAAGAATTGGATGCCCTGCGGTCCTTCGTCGAATCTCTTCGTTTATCCGAAACGGAAACGATCCAACTCAAAGATTGGATGCTGAGCTATAAGATGAGAACGGGAAAGTCCTCTAAACACGGACTTACCATCCTACTACAAAACTTCGAAGCGGAATCGGGAAAAGTTAAAACAAGAGAAGAAGGTAAAAAAGGATTGTATGCGCTCAGACAATTTTATCAGTCCTAA
- a CDS encoding SDR family NAD(P)-dependent oxidoreductase: MTQISKPNSFSAIVTGSSKGIGKAISEFLVSKGYRVIGISRSSPNSDLLKNSSLYRHFQMDLSQTKEVARLYNLLQEEPPLKILVNNAGFGNFSPHEEIPIEELEKMLLVNFVSPILITKLLLRDLKKNEGWIFQIHSVAAIKESVRGAAYAGTKAGLRHFGLNLFEEIRKAGVKLVSINPDIVDTEFYDRLDFGKDEDPGSFLYVEDVLKAFEFALNGRENLGFTEITIRPRYHRISKKRIIRKHERDLES, from the coding sequence ATGACTCAAATTTCTAAACCGAACAGCTTTTCAGCGATCGTCACCGGCTCTTCAAAGGGAATCGGTAAAGCGATTTCGGAATTCTTAGTTTCCAAAGGATACAGAGTGATTGGAATCTCGAGATCGTCTCCGAATTCTGACCTTTTAAAGAATTCTTCCTTGTATCGTCATTTTCAAATGGATCTTTCTCAAACGAAGGAAGTAGCTCGACTCTACAATCTTCTCCAAGAAGAACCTCCTTTGAAAATTCTTGTGAACAATGCTGGCTTTGGAAATTTTTCCCCACACGAAGAAATACCGATCGAAGAATTGGAAAAAATGCTCCTTGTGAATTTTGTCTCGCCCATTCTGATCACCAAATTGCTGTTAAGAGATCTCAAGAAGAATGAAGGATGGATTTTTCAGATTCATTCCGTCGCCGCAATCAAAGAATCTGTAAGAGGCGCGGCGTATGCTGGAACGAAAGCCGGACTCAGACATTTCGGTTTAAATTTGTTTGAAGAAATTCGAAAAGCCGGTGTCAAATTAGTAAGTATCAATCCGGACATCGTAGATACAGAATTTTACGATCGTCTTGATTTTGGAAAGGATGAAGACCCGGGTTCTTTTCTTTACGTCGAAGATGTTTTAAAAGCATTCGAGTTTGCACTCAACGGAAGGGAGAATCTCGGTTTTACGGAAATTACGATCCGACCTAGATATCATAGAATTTCTAAAAAGCGGATCATTCGAAAACACGAAAGAGATTTAGAATCGTGA
- a CDS encoding glycosyltransferase family 4 protein, whose amino-acid sequence MKTSLKKIAVVSPIFSDQVSGGSEKLIFQFVELLSKDFEITVLTTRSLDYVSWKNSIPIRENYILQDGNLPSKPIGIEERTSSLGGTYKVLQFTVEKSRNIEKFNRLSKKILEEPSLQNRENVHHWVEEQGPYVPEMIQFIESRKSEFEVFFFVSYLYYPLVLGSPLVAEKSVIIPTFHDEAPAHLPIYKEVLTDQSSYSFNTPEELDVFRNILGFTPSTYSITGMNLNLDKNSFTSDLKNRSNSENFSSDKEDPFLLYVGRVDLGKGFLEMAEWFLHWKKNSKLPHKLKIVGKIASKIPPRILENQNVEFLGFVEEQTKILLLQNCSCLINSSPLESFSIVLMEAWLAEKPVLVNGKSDVLKGHCLRSNGGLFYSDKKSFSATLDYILEHPMDSLEMGKNGKRYVEQNFNPEVVREKLLRLIDKTIQKKYAGI is encoded by the coding sequence TTGAAAACCTCTCTTAAAAAAATCGCCGTTGTAAGTCCGATTTTTTCCGATCAAGTTTCGGGCGGATCGGAAAAACTGATCTTTCAGTTCGTAGAGTTATTGTCGAAGGATTTTGAAATCACCGTGCTTACGACTCGAAGTCTCGATTACGTTTCCTGGAAAAACTCGATTCCGATACGCGAAAATTATATTCTTCAAGATGGGAACCTCCCATCCAAACCGATCGGAATAGAAGAGCGTACTTCTTCGTTAGGCGGAACATATAAAGTTCTTCAGTTCACGGTGGAAAAGAGCAGAAATATCGAAAAATTTAATCGACTTTCCAAAAAAATCCTGGAGGAACCTTCCCTTCAAAATCGGGAAAACGTACATCACTGGGTCGAAGAACAAGGCCCTTACGTTCCGGAAATGATTCAATTTATAGAATCTCGAAAGAGTGAGTTCGAAGTTTTTTTCTTTGTGAGTTATCTTTACTATCCTCTTGTTCTTGGCTCACCGCTCGTCGCGGAAAAATCGGTTATTATTCCGACGTTTCACGACGAGGCTCCTGCGCATCTTCCGATCTACAAGGAAGTTCTCACAGATCAGAGTTCTTATTCGTTTAATACTCCGGAAGAATTGGATGTGTTTCGGAATATATTAGGATTTACTCCGAGCACATATTCTATCACAGGAATGAACCTAAATCTGGATAAGAATTCGTTTACCTCCGATTTGAAGAATCGTTCGAATTCTGAGAATTTCAGTTCTGATAAGGAAGATCCATTCTTATTGTATGTCGGTCGAGTGGATTTGGGTAAAGGTTTTCTGGAGATGGCGGAATGGTTTTTGCATTGGAAAAAGAATTCGAAACTTCCGCATAAGCTCAAGATAGTCGGAAAAATCGCGTCCAAGATTCCTCCAAGGATATTAGAAAATCAGAATGTTGAATTTCTAGGTTTTGTAGAGGAGCAGACAAAGATTCTACTTCTACAAAATTGCAGTTGTTTAATCAATTCTTCCCCTCTTGAAAGTTTTTCCATTGTTCTTATGGAAGCCTGGCTGGCCGAAAAACCCGTTCTCGTAAACGGAAAATCGGATGTTCTCAAGGGGCATTGTTTGCGAAGCAACGGCGGACTTTTTTATTCGGATAAGAAGAGCTTCTCCGCAACATTAGATTATATCCTAGAACATCCGATGGATTCTTTGGAAATGGGGAAGAATGGAAAACGCTATGTGGAACAAAATTTCAATCCCGAAGTCGTCCGCGAAAAACTTCTGCGTTTGATCGATAAGACAATTCAGAAAAAATACGCTGGAATTTGA
- a CDS encoding SPL family radical SAM protein, with protein MRSDNFISPKRFSHIYLEESAKNHPKTKEILSKFPESTVIPIDSYKEVFNPSSQNFQTQKRSPKLILAKRKEQFLYSGSGVAPDFGYKFFYYNALVMNCLYNCSYCYLQGMYSSANLVVFVNNEDYIRETAEQLKLSKPLYLCISYDTDLLALENTLEYCKEWIFFANTNPDLVVELRTKSANFKSISHLTPTENVILAWTLSPETVIKEHEPLTPRLSTRLKSIGDALESGWQVRLCLDPILAVPDWKKIYSEFVRQIFESIDGNKLREISLGVFRMNSDYFKNSKKRRPDSYLYYLQMETRDSIKAYPEELEKEMFSELEKELVRFISKDKIHRLVASEMESK; from the coding sequence ATGCGCTCAGACAATTTTATCAGTCCTAAACGGTTTTCTCATATTTATTTGGAAGAATCCGCAAAGAATCATCCGAAGACGAAGGAAATTCTTTCTAAGTTTCCGGAATCGACCGTGATTCCAATCGATTCTTACAAAGAAGTTTTCAACCCTTCCTCTCAGAATTTTCAAACTCAAAAACGAAGCCCTAAACTCATTTTGGCAAAAAGGAAGGAACAGTTTTTATATTCCGGCTCGGGCGTAGCTCCCGACTTCGGATACAAATTTTTTTATTACAATGCTCTGGTAATGAATTGTCTCTATAATTGCTCCTATTGTTATCTGCAAGGAATGTATTCTTCCGCAAACTTAGTGGTTTTTGTAAACAACGAAGATTACATAAGAGAAACCGCCGAACAACTGAAGTTATCCAAACCGCTCTATCTCTGTATTTCGTACGATACCGACCTTTTGGCCTTGGAAAACACATTAGAATATTGTAAAGAATGGATATTTTTCGCCAATACCAATCCGGATTTGGTCGTTGAGTTGAGAACCAAAAGTGCGAATTTCAAATCGATCTCCCACCTAACACCGACGGAAAATGTCATTCTTGCATGGACGCTTTCTCCGGAAACTGTGATCAAAGAACACGAACCGTTGACTCCTCGACTTTCTACACGTTTAAAAAGTATCGGGGATGCCTTGGAATCCGGTTGGCAGGTTCGACTCTGCTTGGATCCGATTTTGGCAGTGCCAGATTGGAAAAAAATTTATTCCGAATTTGTTCGGCAAATTTTCGAATCGATCGATGGGAACAAGCTGAGAGAAATCAGTCTCGGAGTTTTTAGGATGAATTCCGATTATTTTAAGAATTCTAAAAAAAGAAGACCCGATTCTTATTTGTATTATTTACAGATGGAAACCCGCGATTCAATCAAAGCGTATCCGGAAGAATTAGAAAAGGAAATGTTTTCCGAATTGGAAAAAGAACTGGTCCGTTTTATTTCCAAGGATAAGATTCACAGATTAGTTGCGAGTGAAATGGAATCCAAATGA
- a CDS encoding RluA family pseudouridine synthase encodes MNLELKAEVTEEFTGNRLDRFLKLSLGDEVSRASIQKWIDSGYVRNQDEKIQDKSSLKVKEGDQFSISVPPRPPLNLEPVSMSLPVILEREDFLIIHKPAGIASHSGPGDRSPSLVNGLLYHFKDLSKAGGEARPGIVHRLDKPTEGLILIAKNDRAHGKLSELFRKREIEKKYYAWVQGHPPEESGTIDLPISRHPVERLKMTISPKGRRSVTHYKVLKYINSRTGRKFSFVEVGLETGRTHQIRVHFQSQRCPVVGDLLYSRAGAQFESYGLLLLSFFLKFKDPFTGELIEANLPLTERFLRFEKNAPLI; translated from the coding sequence ATGAACTTAGAACTAAAAGCAGAGGTCACAGAAGAATTTACCGGAAATCGTCTCGATCGATTTCTGAAACTCTCTTTAGGAGACGAAGTCTCGCGCGCATCGATTCAGAAGTGGATTGATTCGGGATATGTTCGAAATCAAGACGAGAAAATTCAAGATAAGAGTTCTCTCAAGGTAAAGGAAGGGGATCAATTCTCCATTTCCGTTCCTCCCAGACCACCGTTGAATTTAGAACCGGTTTCGATGTCCTTACCCGTTATTTTAGAAAGAGAAGATTTTCTCATTATCCACAAACCTGCTGGGATTGCAAGTCACAGCGGTCCGGGCGATCGTTCTCCAAGTCTTGTAAACGGACTTCTCTATCACTTCAAGGATCTCTCGAAAGCGGGGGGAGAAGCCAGACCAGGAATCGTTCATCGTTTGGATAAACCGACGGAAGGATTGATTCTCATCGCGAAAAATGACCGAGCGCACGGAAAGTTATCCGAACTCTTCCGAAAAAGAGAGATCGAAAAAAAATACTACGCTTGGGTACAAGGCCATCCCCCGGAAGAATCGGGAACGATCGATCTACCGATCTCTCGACATCCTGTCGAAAGACTCAAGATGACAATTTCTCCGAAAGGAAGACGGTCGGTGACTCATTATAAAGTTCTAAAATACATCAATTCCAGGACGGGACGAAAATTCAGCTTTGTGGAAGTAGGATTGGAAACCGGAAGGACACACCAGATCCGAGTTCATTTTCAAAGTCAAAGATGTCCTGTCGTCGGCGACTTGTTGTATTCGAGAGCGGGTGCGCAATTTGAATCTTACGGACTTCTATTGCTGTCCTTTTTCTTAAAATTTAAGGATCCGTTCACGGGAGAATTGATCGAAGCAAATCTTCCCTTGACCGAAAGATTTCTTAGGTTTGAGAAGAATGCACCGTTGATCTGA
- a CDS encoding YkvA family protein, with protein MDLIEKVKRDFWPKLKSVVSKIPFAEDLVALYYSMMDPETPLRTKLVIAGALAYFISPLDAVPDFIPGAGFLDDAGVIAAVLASVQSAIRAEHRDKARKKLEIE; from the coding sequence GTGGATCTGATCGAAAAGGTAAAAAGAGATTTTTGGCCGAAATTGAAGTCTGTGGTTTCTAAGATTCCTTTTGCGGAAGACCTGGTCGCACTTTATTATTCGATGATGGACCCGGAAACTCCGCTACGAACCAAACTCGTAATCGCAGGCGCTCTTGCTTATTTTATTTCTCCTCTGGACGCAGTTCCCGATTTTATTCCAGGAGCCGGATTTCTGGATGACGCGGGAGTGATCGCGGCAGTACTGGCAAGTGTCCAATCCGCTATTCGAGCGGAACATCGCGATAAAGCGAGAAAGAAGCTGGAGATAGAATGA